The Stenotrophomonas sp. BIO128-Bstrain region TTGAGCAGGATCAGCGGCGAGTTGCCGACCATGGTCAGTGCGCCGCCCATCACGATGGCCGCGGCGATCGGCAGCAGCAGGCGCTGCAGGGTCAGCCCGGTGCGCGCGGCCAGGCGCGAGGCGACCGGCAGGTACAGCGCCATCACCGAGGGGTTCTGCATGAACGAGGAGTTCAAGCCGGCGATCGCGGTGGTCATCATCAGCAGGCGCGTCTCCACGCCATGCCCGCGCCGCAGCAGCCACGCCGCCAACCGGTTCAACGCCCCGGTGCGGTCCAGGCCCGCGCCGAGGATGGTGGTGGCGATGATGCTCATCACCGCGTTACCGGAGAAGCCCCCGAAGATTTCTTCCGGGGCGATCAGGCCGGTGACGCCGAGCACCACCAGCACCACCAGCGCCACCACATCGGCGCGGATGCGCTCGAACAGGAACATCGCCATCGTGAAGCCGACCAGCCCGAGGACGAGCTTCATGTCGGTAGTCAGCGTCAGCGCGGTATCCATGGGGTGGCGCGGTTCCTAGTCGGATCAGGTGCGGTCGTACAACAGGTCCCACACACCATGGCCGAGCTTCTGGCCACGGGTTTCGAAATGGGTCTGCGGGCGCCATTCCGGCCGCTCCACCTGCCCACGCGGACCGGCCCGGTTGGTCAGCCCGGCGGTGGCGTCGAGCACCTCCCACATCTGCTCGGCATAGTCTTCCCAGTCGGTGGCGCAGTGCAGGCGGCCACCGACGCGCAGCTTGCGTACCAGCAGCTCGGCAAAGCCGGGCTGGATCAGGCGGCGCTTGTTGTGGCGCTTCTTGTGCCACGGGTCCGGGAAATAGATGCGCACTTCATCCAGCGCGCCATCGGCGATTTCCTTCTCCAGTACTTCCACGGCATCGTGGTGGTACAGGCGCACGTGGTCGGCGTTGTCGTCGGCCAGCGCGTTGAGCAGGCGGCCGACGCCGGGCGCGTGCACCTCCAGGCCGATGTAATCGCGGCTCGGGTCCTGCTGGGCGGCGAAGCGCAGCGCCGCGCCGTTGCCGAAACCGATCTCCAGCACCTTGTGCGCATCGCGCCCGAAGGTGGCATCCAGATCGCGCGGCTCACCGGTGAAGTCCAGCCCGAAACGCGGCCAGCGGTCGTCGAACGCACGCTGCTGGGCGGGGGTGAAGCGGCCCTGGCGCAGCACGAAACTGCGGACCTCGCGGCGGCCTTCGGTGATGGTGAAGGGCTTGGGCGGTGCCTTGGCACCGGCGCTGTCGAAAGGATTGGTCATCAGCCGATCAACCCGTCGATCGGCGAGGACGCACTGGCGTAGCGCTTGCGCGGAATGCGGCCGGCCAGGAAAGCCTCGCGGCCCGCTTCCACGGCCTTGCGCATCGCGCTGGCCATCAGCACCGGGTTGCGTGCACCGGCGATGGCGGTGTTCATCAGCACGCCATCGCAGCCCAGCTCCATCGCGATCGCCGCATCGGAGGCCGTGCCCACGCCGGCATCGACGATGATCGGCACCTTGGCGTCTTCGATGATCTGCAGCAGGTTGTACTTGTTCTGGATGCCCAGGCCCGAGCCGATCGGCGCGGCCAGCGGCATCACCGCGGCGCAGCCGATCTCTTCCAGGCGCTTGGCCAGGATCGGATCATCGGAGGTATAGACCATCACCTCGAAGCCATCCTTGACCAGCTGCTCGGCCGCCTTGAGCGTCTGCACCACATCCGGGTACAGGCTCTTCTGGTCGCCCAGCACTTCCAGCTTGGTCAGGTTGTGGCCGTCCAGCAGCTCGCGGGCCAGCCGGCAGGTGCGCACGGCGTCCTCGGCGGTGTAGCAGCCGGCGGTGTTGGGCAGGATGGTGTAACGGTCCGGCGGCAGCACGTCGAGCAGGTTCGGCTCGCCCGGGTTTTGCCCGATGTTGGTGCGGCGGATCGCCACGGTGACGATCCGGGCGCCCGCGGCCTCGGTGGCCAGGCGGGTTTCTTCCAGATCCTTGAACTTGCCGGTGCCGGTGAGCAGGCGGGAAGCATAGGTCTTGCCGGCGATCACCAGCGAATCAGTGGGGACAGGTGCGTTCATGCCCCGAATTATCGCCTATCGCGCGTCACGATGCTGCCTCAGCCGCCGCCCAGCGCATGCACGATCTCCACCACGTCGCCATCGCACAGCCCATGGCTGGCGTGCTGGCTGCGGGTCACGATCTCGCCGTTGACCTCGACCGCCACGCGGCGCTCGAGCAGCTGCTCGCTGAGCAGCAGGTCATGGACGGTCGCGGTGTGCGGAAGCTGGCGGTTTTCGCCGTTGAGCTGGATGTTCATGACGCTATTGTCCTTCAATCACCCGTCAGTGCGTACCCTGTGCGCCGCGCGGTAACAGTGCCGCGAGCGCCAGGCCAACGATGGCCGGGCGGCGGGGCTGGGGCGTTCATGCCGCAGCGCAGCGTGATGCGGGCCGGGTGCAGTGGAAACATGGCACCGTGCGCCGGCGTACGTCCCGCCGTCTTCCCCACCTGCAAGGAGTTTCCATGTTGCTCAGCAAACGCCCGATCCGTTCCCTCATGGCCGTGGCCATCGCCCTGGCGGCAGCGCCGGCCATGGCGCAGTCGCCGTATACCAAGACCGTCTTCATCGGCGACAGCCTGACCGACTCCGGCTACTTCCGCCCGCTGCTGCCGGCGGCGGTGCAGGCGGTGACCGGCAAGTCCACCACCAACCCCGGCTGGACCTGGGCCGAGCATGTCGCCAACTACTACGGCACCAATGCCGGTGCCCACGGCAACGGCCAGAACGGTGACAACTACGCCATCGGCGGCGCCCGTGTCGGCGTGGACACCAGCCAGGTGCTCATCCCGGGTACCCCGGCCGTGCCGGTGTACTCGCTCAAGACCCAGACCGCGCAGTACCTGGCGGCCAACGGCGGCAAGGCCGATCCGAAGGCGCTGTACACCGTGTGGGGCGGCGCCAACGACCTGTTCGCAATCCAGGCCGGCGCACCGCTGGTCCCGACCCTGACCGGTGCCGTCACCGACCAGGTCGGCATCGTCGGCACCCTGAAGGCGGCCGGCGCCGAGTACATCGTGGTGCCGACCATCCCCGACGTTGGCCTGACCCCGGGCGCCCGCGCCGGTGGCCCGGCGGGCATGGCGGCCGGCACCGCGCTGGCCAAGGCGTACAACGATGCCCTGTTCGGTGGCCTGAAGGCCGCCGGCCTGCAGGTGATCCCGGTCGATACCTTCCACATCCTGCAGGAAATCGTCGCCAACCCGGGCCAGTACGGCTTCGTCAACGCGACCAGCCCGGCCTGCACCACGGCCGCCTCGCTGACCTGCAACCCGACCAGCTACGTCACCCCGAACGCGGCCAACAGCTATGTGTTCGCCGACGGCGTGCACCCGACCACCGCCACCCACGAGATGCTGGGCCAGTACACCCTGTCGATCCTGGAGGCCCCGCGCAACCAGCAGGTCCTGACCCACTCGGCGCAGACCATCGGTCGCTCGCGCGCCGACCAGGTCAGCTGGCACGTCGATGGCCGTCCGGCCGACGGCCTGAGCTGGTGGGGCAACCTGCGCGGCGACATGCAGCGCTACGCCCACGCCGATCTGTACGACGGCATGGCCCCGGCCGGCCTGTTCGGCGTGGATTGGGCGCGTGACGGCATGGTGGTCGGCGGCTTCGCCGGCTATGGCCGCATGGACGCCGATTTCGGCAACAACAAGGGTGACTTCACCCAGTCCGACACCACGCTGGGCCTGTTCGCCGGCTGGTACGGCGACCGCGCCTGGGTCAACGGCCAGCTCAGCTACAGCTGGCTGGATTACGACGTGACCCGCAAGCTGCAGCTCGGCCCGGCCACGCGCATCCACAAGGGCTCGCCGGAAGGCAGCAACCTGACCGCTGCGTTGAACGCCGGCTACGAGTTCGGTACCGAGGGCGGCTTCCGCCACGGTCCGGTCGCCGCCGTGATCTGGCAGAAGGTCAAGCTGGACGGCTACACCGAGTCCAACCCGAGCGCCTCGGCGCTGGGCTATGGCGACCAGGACACGGATTCCACCGTCGGCCGCGTCGGCTGGCAGGCCCGCTTCGACGGCGGCAACGTCAAGCCGTATGTGCAGGTCACCTACGACCATGAGTTCGAGGACACCAAGCAGGCCAGCGCCTGGCTGCAGTCCATGCCGGACGTGGGCATGTACAAGGTGCCGGGCCTGGAGTTCGACAAGAACTACGCCACCGCCGTGCTGGGTGCGCGCCTGAACCTGTGGGGCCTGAGCAGCAACATCGGCATGAGCACCACCACGATGCAGAAGCGTGCACGTGACGTGTCGCTGTTCGCCAGCTTCGGCGGCAGCTTCTGATCCAACGTGCGCAGTGCCCGTTCGCGGGCGCCGCGCACGGCGCCGGAAAGCGTGAAACAACGGGCGGCCCAGTGCCGCCCGTTGCGTTTGAGGGCCCCGCCCGAATAGACTTACGCCGCGCCTTGCGGGTGTAGCTCAATGGTAGAGCTGTAGCTTCCCAAGCTACTGACGAGGGTTCGATTCCCTTCACCCGCTCCATATCCCCCCGTGCTTGCGGGGATGCCGGCCGCTCCGCACCCTCCGATCCCCTCCGCAATTTTTGTGCTCAGGTCAGGCCTGTGTCTCGATCGAGCCTCCAGCTGGGGCTTGCTGGCGGGTTTGCCAGTTTTCGACGCCAGTGATACGGTCACTGCATGCCACTTGTACGCGCCCGCACGTTGATTATTGCCACCCTCCATAAGGGTGGGTAGAGCGCGTCTTGTGATCAGACAACGCAACCCGCCGCGAGGCGGGTTTTGTTTTTCCGC contains the following coding sequences:
- the trmB gene encoding tRNA (guanosine(46)-N7)-methyltransferase TrmB — encoded protein: MTNPFDSAGAKAPPKPFTITEGRREVRSFVLRQGRFTPAQQRAFDDRWPRFGLDFTGEPRDLDATFGRDAHKVLEIGFGNGAALRFAAQQDPSRDYIGLEVHAPGVGRLLNALADDNADHVRLYHHDAVEVLEKEIADGALDEVRIYFPDPWHKKRHNKRRLIQPGFAELLVRKLRVGGRLHCATDWEDYAEQMWEVLDATAGLTNRAGPRGQVERPEWRPQTHFETRGQKLGHGVWDLLYDRT
- a CDS encoding thiazole synthase, yielding MNAPVPTDSLVIAGKTYASRLLTGTGKFKDLEETRLATEAAGARIVTVAIRRTNIGQNPGEPNLLDVLPPDRYTILPNTAGCYTAEDAVRTCRLARELLDGHNLTKLEVLGDQKSLYPDVVQTLKAAEQLVKDGFEVMVYTSDDPILAKRLEEIGCAAVMPLAAPIGSGLGIQNKYNLLQIIEDAKVPIIVDAGVGTASDAAIAMELGCDGVLMNTAIAGARNPVLMASAMRKAVEAGREAFLAGRIPRKRYASASSPIDGLIG
- the thiS gene encoding sulfur carrier protein ThiS, producing the protein MNIQLNGENRQLPHTATVHDLLLSEQLLERRVAVEVNGEIVTRSQHASHGLCDGDVVEIVHALGGG
- a CDS encoding autotransporter domain-containing esterase, whose product is MLLSKRPIRSLMAVAIALAAAPAMAQSPYTKTVFIGDSLTDSGYFRPLLPAAVQAVTGKSTTNPGWTWAEHVANYYGTNAGAHGNGQNGDNYAIGGARVGVDTSQVLIPGTPAVPVYSLKTQTAQYLAANGGKADPKALYTVWGGANDLFAIQAGAPLVPTLTGAVTDQVGIVGTLKAAGAEYIVVPTIPDVGLTPGARAGGPAGMAAGTALAKAYNDALFGGLKAAGLQVIPVDTFHILQEIVANPGQYGFVNATSPACTTAASLTCNPTSYVTPNAANSYVFADGVHPTTATHEMLGQYTLSILEAPRNQQVLTHSAQTIGRSRADQVSWHVDGRPADGLSWWGNLRGDMQRYAHADLYDGMAPAGLFGVDWARDGMVVGGFAGYGRMDADFGNNKGDFTQSDTTLGLFAGWYGDRAWVNGQLSYSWLDYDVTRKLQLGPATRIHKGSPEGSNLTAALNAGYEFGTEGGFRHGPVAAVIWQKVKLDGYTESNPSASALGYGDQDTDSTVGRVGWQARFDGGNVKPYVQVTYDHEFEDTKQASAWLQSMPDVGMYKVPGLEFDKNYATAVLGARLNLWGLSSNIGMSTTTMQKRARDVSLFASFGGSF